Proteins encoded in a region of the Microbacterium neungamense genome:
- a CDS encoding transposase has translation MSHPILTHRELLLRHGIVYDDGAAWTAKHDRWLLQQHLVTAASRAAFDAEYETVLQIKARRDRLDRAIEQLAADSEFTPVVRRLGCLRGVSTLTAFALAVEIGDWDRFTGNSIGSFVGLVPSEFSSGQSRVQGPITKTGNGHARRLLVESAWHHRPRYHVGAVMHGRWEQASAVARARGDLGNRRLHDRWVRFIERRKRPTIANVAVARELAGWCWSLAVMND, from the coding sequence GTGTCTCACCCCATCCTGACGCACAGGGAACTGCTGCTGCGACACGGGATCGTCTATGACGATGGTGCCGCGTGGACGGCCAAGCACGACCGGTGGCTGCTCCAGCAGCACTTGGTCACCGCCGCGTCGCGGGCGGCGTTCGATGCGGAGTACGAGACGGTGCTGCAGATCAAGGCACGCCGGGATCGGCTCGACCGGGCGATCGAGCAGCTCGCCGCCGACAGCGAGTTCACCCCGGTCGTGCGCAGGCTCGGGTGTCTGCGTGGAGTGAGCACGCTGACGGCGTTTGCTCTGGCCGTGGAGATCGGCGACTGGGACAGGTTCACCGGCAACAGCATCGGATCGTTCGTCGGACTCGTGCCCAGTGAGTTCTCGTCCGGGCAATCCCGGGTGCAGGGACCCATCACCAAGACCGGCAACGGCCATGCCCGTCGGCTGCTCGTCGAATCCGCCTGGCATCATCGTCCGCGCTATCACGTCGGCGCTGTCATGCACGGGCGTTGGGAACAAGCCTCCGCCGTAGCTCGTGCCCGCGGTGACCTCGGGAACAGGCGCCTCCACGACCGGTGGGTCAGGTTCATCGAACGACGCAAACGACCCACGATCGCGAACGTCGCCGTCGCGAGAGAACTCGCCGGCTGGTGCTGGTCCCTGGCAGTGATGAACGACTGA
- a CDS encoding SdrD B-like domain-containing protein, which yields MSARRLRAKLSSFLVMLLAAATLVVALPAPPAHAAGSPNIELAKTMPETALLGASIPVTLAASNPSGPDGYNLSFTDVLPAGASFENAVPAPDRVIARSNGTTVLIWDNVADLPTGSTISVSYDMIPPPGAGIGDTVSNDASAFVNSNPRIKPQFSDRGNPVTGTYSGSDDATATTTIAAFEVTKVEPSPEGELLRGVHDHQTAYTITVRNNLVAPTDAFTVVDYLPAGLEFLACGGVDNSAAGTEEYPGSGRIDSGTPPVLTHPCSAPSSAATVTLAADEVPGLPAGVYTRVEWDTATLVTLGLTSLGAGAEFKFQYVAAIPLHQNVMTDAGFVATANLDNNTGGVTSDEQQLINGVVATGTTEGLERSASTTEIVSAEDVAQQKSVDDAAIAHGQTSTWTIDVQTSEYALSTGPITVVDLLPSGLDFAAMISGPTPTVTEPGDGTQRLEWVLPTATEPNSTIRLVFTTTTRTTYRDTGAPVASNDSWQNTATLSTTATVITDNDGSHQDLPIADDTAAGQSATGVLIDKQVSNAVDGSLNCSDPAVVYSPDVAEGNYRPGDTVCWLVTVPFPSGVDTLGPVVRDFLPDGFTYVNFTAGPTNSIDLGQVTFDASTEPMLSWTLPDVNGGGVFQVVVETRITHPELIVSGAALTNLAKLSYPNSAGQVFQAREMATAPYLAPQITLDKATTQTAPVLGGDVVPYTVTVANSGGIDAVNTSVRDLLPAGIVCADVTVNPDGATCVDSADGAYLQWDGITVPAVGSITLGYSLTIPDTYAPGTVLTNHAGVRQFENPTNNGTPYVHVPSNNIDPTLTPNTAPAYDTAQIVVEYALLSKSHVTSVTGDGNAEVGQATIGEVVTYTVTGVVPQGTTVEHARLVDSLPAGLELVDPAPSATFNGAPIPGDFSIDVSGSTVSLVFPASYANPIDSGDDQFVLTVTARVTDTSANVRGTNRVNTASFSWDGGAAPDATSTVTIVEPNLSVTKAHDDADGQVAAGDIVNFTVTPGNGLDGGSNTSTAYDTVVTDTLPVGVTLEESSLTNGGTWDPASRTITWTIPALAPGASLPLTYTVSVDDPMTAGLDLTNDVVATTTSLEGDAEVERAGDTDVPGYRGEASQTLTEPKITFAKTVEPTTATIGETLTYTLEVSIPADVRAFDVTVLDTLPSGVSFEALQSVNCATACDLTAEALSSAGATGTIGFFIGDVEATDEARVVTIVYTAFVNDTVSDGATQTNVAGTYFNSTDTIEGTPGSVPNAGDFNGSSNQDDATVAVVEPHLALDKSVVGQAGDADWRRAVPGDVLTYTVTVTNTGTSNAYDVTVSDTPDDRLTGYTDATDLAQAGGITATDADHTDGSLSWTIAGPLAPGQTVTFTYSLAVPSDWHEEHEVDGAEIQNTASASGFGLPEVTRAEFPDRVFPTYPSNDDTVDVELDLASIGDTLWFDVDGDGEIESGEPRLAGVPVTVLYAGPDGLFGTADDESHATVTDANGQYLVNHLPGGQYRVTVTQTGAGNPIADQGLSPSYDLDGGLASPDGVWNGQLGESDKKRDVDFGFRGTGSIGDTVWFDQNRDGVVDAAEPGIAGATVTVTWYGADGVPGGGDDVEYVTETDADGTYLVDGLPAGSFGVQVALADGYESYQQVSGPAGPGDPLNGTSTLTLAPGEDDLDQDFGYAGSGLIGDRVWLDQDGDGVQDSGESGLEGVTVTLEYSGPNGETARFTTVTGPDGSYEFTGLPAGTYTVTVAPPSGVENSGDPDGGNDSSSVVELGDGEENRDQDFGYHAETLLGDTVWWDRNADGVQDLGEPGLAGITVTATGPNGVVLTTTTDADGKYSFPNLQPGEWTVTVSGVPGGFSQTYDADGGGDQTSTTELTAVDLHQDFGFVGSGVIGDTVWLDRDGDGTVGAGEPPLAGVTVTLTWFGADGVPGGGDDIVLTTTTDANGQYRFDGLPDGAFSVQVDPATLPEGVTPTFDRDGDLDHATAVNVSPEAREALDADFGYRGSASIGDTIWLDVNHDGAQDDEPGLSGVTVVLTWAGPDGVLGTADDQNMTTVTGLDGTYLFDGLPAGEYRVTVDGSTLPGGLQATFDEDGGLDSTSLVELATGDEHRTADFGYVGAGVIGDTVWLDLNGDGVQDPTEPGVPAQPVTLVWAGPDGVIGSADDVTFTTTTDEHGNYRFDGLPDGNYQVTVNGGIADAATNTGDPDGGADATGLVSLNPDTGRERLDQDFGFQGLNGLGDLVWYDLNGDGTPGTDEPGVGGVTIEATWYGPDGEPGGGDDIVLTTVTDDSGAYSFTGLPNGSYSVAVVSGPPAGHTPSYDATGVPNGLSTTTLQSVDGVGQIDDTQDFGYVPNGSIGDFVWHDADRDGVQDSGESGIAGVTIELLDADGEVIATTVTDASGHYLFEDVPPGDYTVRIVLSTVAAGYILTAGAAEISVTVGPGEDVLTADFPLAPPPPLATTGQEPQLIALALALALLLILGGVLLLRRRRAHES from the coding sequence ATGTCTGCTCGTCGTCTGCGCGCGAAGCTCTCCTCGTTCCTGGTCATGCTGCTCGCCGCAGCGACCCTTGTCGTCGCTCTACCCGCACCCCCGGCGCACGCCGCAGGATCGCCGAACATTGAGCTCGCCAAGACGATGCCCGAGACGGCGCTCCTTGGCGCCTCCATTCCCGTCACCCTCGCCGCGAGCAATCCGAGCGGACCCGACGGTTACAACCTCAGCTTCACCGACGTGCTCCCCGCAGGCGCGAGCTTCGAGAACGCTGTCCCAGCACCCGACCGCGTCATCGCACGCAGCAACGGCACGACCGTGCTCATCTGGGACAACGTTGCCGACTTGCCAACGGGATCTACCATCTCGGTGAGCTATGACATGATCCCGCCGCCCGGCGCGGGCATCGGCGATACCGTCTCGAACGACGCATCCGCGTTCGTCAACTCCAATCCGCGCATCAAGCCACAGTTCTCGGATCGAGGTAACCCGGTAACGGGTACCTACTCGGGCTCCGACGATGCGACCGCGACGACCACGATTGCGGCCTTCGAGGTCACGAAAGTCGAGCCGAGCCCCGAAGGCGAACTGCTGCGGGGTGTCCACGACCACCAGACGGCGTACACCATCACCGTGCGGAACAACCTCGTCGCCCCGACCGACGCGTTCACCGTTGTCGACTACCTGCCCGCTGGACTCGAGTTCCTCGCGTGTGGCGGAGTGGACAACTCAGCCGCCGGCACCGAGGAGTACCCCGGTTCGGGCCGCATCGACTCCGGCACTCCTCCCGTGTTGACCCACCCCTGCTCCGCGCCGTCGTCCGCCGCCACGGTGACCCTTGCCGCCGACGAGGTCCCCGGCCTGCCTGCGGGCGTTTACACGCGCGTCGAGTGGGACACCGCGACGCTCGTGACGTTGGGACTCACCTCGCTCGGCGCGGGCGCCGAGTTCAAGTTCCAGTACGTCGCCGCGATTCCGCTGCACCAGAACGTCATGACCGATGCCGGGTTCGTCGCCACCGCGAACCTTGACAACAACACCGGAGGCGTCACGTCCGACGAGCAGCAACTCATCAATGGCGTCGTCGCGACCGGGACGACCGAGGGGCTGGAGCGCAGCGCTTCCACGACCGAGATCGTGAGCGCCGAAGACGTCGCGCAGCAGAAGTCGGTTGACGACGCCGCCATCGCGCACGGGCAGACCAGCACCTGGACCATCGATGTCCAGACGAGCGAATACGCGCTCTCGACCGGTCCGATCACCGTCGTCGACCTGCTCCCGTCCGGCCTCGACTTCGCGGCCATGATCTCGGGGCCGACGCCTACGGTGACCGAGCCCGGCGACGGCACCCAGCGCCTCGAATGGGTGTTGCCGACCGCCACCGAGCCGAACTCCACGATTCGACTCGTGTTCACCACGACGACCCGGACCACGTACCGCGACACCGGTGCTCCGGTCGCATCGAACGACTCATGGCAGAACACGGCCACGCTGAGCACGACGGCGACCGTCATCACCGACAATGACGGCAGTCACCAAGACCTGCCGATCGCGGACGACACCGCGGCCGGACAGTCCGCGACCGGCGTCCTCATCGACAAGCAGGTGTCGAACGCGGTCGACGGCTCGCTCAACTGCTCCGACCCGGCCGTCGTCTACTCCCCGGACGTCGCCGAAGGCAACTACCGTCCCGGCGACACCGTGTGCTGGCTGGTCACCGTGCCCTTCCCGAGCGGCGTCGACACGCTCGGCCCCGTGGTCCGCGACTTCTTGCCAGACGGCTTCACCTACGTGAACTTCACTGCCGGACCGACGAACTCGATCGACCTCGGCCAGGTGACGTTCGACGCCTCGACCGAGCCGATGCTCAGCTGGACCCTGCCGGACGTCAACGGCGGCGGGGTGTTCCAAGTCGTGGTCGAAACACGGATCACCCACCCTGAACTGATCGTGAGCGGGGCGGCTCTCACCAACCTGGCGAAGCTCTCGTACCCCAACTCGGCCGGACAGGTGTTCCAGGCCCGCGAAATGGCGACCGCACCGTACCTCGCACCACAGATCACGCTCGACAAGGCAACGACCCAGACGGCCCCGGTGCTCGGTGGCGACGTCGTACCCTACACCGTGACCGTCGCCAACTCGGGCGGCATCGATGCGGTGAACACCTCGGTACGCGACCTGCTGCCCGCGGGGATCGTGTGCGCCGACGTGACGGTGAACCCGGACGGAGCGACCTGTGTCGATTCGGCCGACGGCGCGTACCTGCAGTGGGACGGCATCACCGTGCCTGCTGTCGGCAGCATCACGCTCGGCTACTCGCTCACGATTCCGGACACCTACGCTCCGGGCACGGTGCTCACGAACCACGCGGGCGTGCGCCAGTTCGAGAATCCGACGAACAACGGCACCCCGTACGTGCACGTGCCGAGCAACAACATCGACCCGACCCTCACGCCGAACACGGCCCCCGCGTATGACACCGCGCAGATCGTCGTCGAGTATGCGCTGCTCAGTAAGTCGCACGTGACGAGCGTGACGGGCGACGGCAACGCCGAAGTCGGCCAAGCAACGATCGGCGAAGTCGTCACCTACACGGTCACGGGCGTCGTTCCGCAGGGAACGACCGTCGAGCACGCGCGGCTCGTCGACTCGCTGCCCGCCGGGCTCGAACTCGTCGATCCCGCACCCTCGGCGACGTTCAACGGTGCTCCCATCCCTGGCGACTTCTCAATCGATGTCTCGGGATCGACCGTGAGCCTCGTCTTCCCTGCGAGCTACGCGAACCCGATCGACAGCGGCGACGACCAGTTCGTCCTGACGGTCACCGCTCGCGTCACCGACACCTCGGCCAACGTCCGTGGAACGAACCGGGTGAACACCGCAAGTTTCTCGTGGGACGGCGGCGCGGCACCCGACGCAACGTCCACCGTGACGATCGTCGAACCCAACCTGAGCGTGACAAAGGCGCACGACGACGCCGACGGCCAGGTCGCGGCCGGCGACATCGTCAACTTCACCGTCACCCCAGGCAACGGCCTCGACGGCGGGTCGAACACGAGCACCGCCTACGACACGGTGGTCACCGACACGCTGCCCGTGGGCGTGACCCTCGAGGAGTCCAGCCTCACGAACGGCGGCACCTGGGACCCGGCGAGCCGCACGATCACGTGGACGATTCCCGCGCTCGCGCCGGGCGCGAGCCTGCCGCTCACCTACACGGTGAGCGTCGACGACCCGATGACGGCTGGCCTCGACCTCACGAATGACGTCGTCGCCACGACGACGTCACTCGAGGGCGACGCCGAGGTCGAACGCGCCGGCGACACGGACGTGCCCGGCTACCGGGGCGAAGCGTCACAGACGCTCACCGAGCCGAAGATCACGTTCGCCAAGACGGTCGAGCCGACAACGGCGACGATCGGCGAGACCCTCACCTACACGCTTGAGGTGTCGATTCCGGCCGACGTGCGCGCGTTCGATGTCACGGTGCTCGACACGCTCCCTTCGGGAGTGTCGTTCGAGGCGCTGCAATCGGTGAACTGCGCGACCGCCTGCGACCTCACTGCCGAAGCATTGAGCTCCGCCGGCGCGACGGGCACGATCGGCTTCTTCATCGGCGATGTCGAAGCCACGGACGAGGCTCGGGTCGTCACGATTGTCTACACCGCCTTCGTGAACGACACGGTCTCGGACGGTGCCACGCAGACGAACGTCGCGGGGACGTACTTCAACTCGACGGACACGATCGAGGGCACGCCCGGCTCGGTCCCGAACGCTGGCGACTTCAACGGCTCGAGCAATCAGGATGACGCCACGGTCGCGGTCGTCGAGCCCCACCTGGCGCTCGACAAGAGCGTCGTGGGCCAGGCCGGTGACGCCGACTGGCGCCGCGCGGTCCCGGGCGACGTGCTCACCTATACGGTGACCGTCACGAACACCGGCACCTCGAACGCGTACGACGTGACGGTCTCGGACACCCCGGACGACCGCCTCACCGGCTACACTGACGCGACCGACCTTGCCCAGGCGGGCGGCATCACCGCGACGGACGCGGACCACACCGACGGGTCGCTCTCGTGGACGATCGCGGGCCCGCTGGCGCCGGGTCAAACCGTCACGTTCACCTACTCTCTTGCTGTCCCCTCGGACTGGCACGAGGAGCACGAGGTCGACGGCGCCGAAATCCAGAACACCGCGTCGGCGAGTGGCTTCGGGCTACCAGAGGTCACCCGCGCCGAGTTCCCCGACCGCGTGTTCCCGACGTACCCGTCCAACGACGACACGGTCGACGTCGAGCTCGACCTCGCCTCGATCGGCGACACCCTCTGGTTCGATGTCGACGGCGATGGTGAGATCGAATCCGGTGAACCCCGACTTGCGGGCGTGCCGGTGACGGTGCTCTACGCCGGCCCCGATGGCCTGTTCGGCACCGCCGACGACGAATCGCACGCGACCGTCACGGACGCGAACGGACAGTACCTGGTGAACCACCTGCCCGGTGGCCAGTACCGGGTGACCGTCACGCAGACCGGTGCGGGAAACCCGATCGCCGACCAGGGGCTGTCGCCCAGCTACGACCTCGACGGCGGGCTCGCCTCGCCCGACGGGGTCTGGAACGGCCAGCTCGGGGAGTCGGACAAGAAGCGGGATGTGGACTTCGGCTTCCGCGGCACGGGTTCGATCGGCGACACGGTGTGGTTCGATCAGAACCGCGACGGCGTGGTCGATGCAGCCGAGCCAGGCATCGCGGGGGCGACCGTGACGGTGACCTGGTACGGCGCCGACGGCGTGCCGGGTGGCGGTGACGATGTCGAGTACGTGACCGAAACCGACGCAGACGGCACGTATCTGGTCGACGGATTGCCCGCGGGCAGCTTCGGCGTCCAGGTGGCGCTTGCCGACGGCTACGAGAGCTACCAGCAGGTCAGCGGGCCGGCAGGCCCGGGCGATCCGCTCAACGGGACATCGACGCTGACGCTCGCCCCGGGTGAGGACGACCTCGACCAGGACTTCGGGTACGCCGGTTCTGGTCTCATCGGCGATCGCGTCTGGCTCGATCAGGACGGAGACGGCGTCCAGGATTCGGGCGAGTCCGGCCTTGAGGGGGTGACCGTGACGCTCGAGTACTCGGGGCCGAACGGTGAGACGGCAAGGTTCACCACGGTCACCGGACCCGACGGCTCGTACGAGTTCACCGGGCTCCCGGCAGGCACCTACACGGTGACCGTAGCGCCACCGTCCGGAGTCGAGAACTCGGGCGATCCCGACGGCGGGAACGACTCCTCGTCGGTCGTCGAACTCGGCGATGGCGAAGAGAACCGCGACCAGGACTTCGGCTATCACGCGGAGACGCTGCTCGGCGACACGGTGTGGTGGGATCGGAACGCCGACGGCGTGCAAGATCTGGGTGAGCCGGGGCTGGCAGGCATCACGGTGACGGCCACCGGCCCGAACGGTGTCGTGCTCACGACGACGACCGACGCCGACGGCAAGTACTCGTTCCCGAACCTGCAGCCGGGCGAGTGGACGGTGACGGTCTCGGGCGTCCCAGGTGGGTTCAGCCAGACGTACGACGCCGACGGCGGCGGGGATCAGACCTCGACCACCGAGTTGACCGCGGTCGATCTGCATCAGGACTTCGGGTTTGTCGGATCCGGCGTCATCGGCGACACTGTGTGGCTCGATCGTGACGGTGACGGCACGGTCGGCGCCGGGGAGCCCCCGCTCGCCGGGGTGACCGTCACGCTCACCTGGTTCGGAGCGGACGGGGTCCCGGGTGGCGGTGACGACATCGTCCTCACCACCACGACGGATGCGAACGGTCAGTACCGGTTCGACGGGCTGCCGGACGGCGCATTCTCGGTGCAGGTCGATCCCGCCACGCTCCCCGAGGGTGTGACGCCGACCTTCGACCGGGATGGCGATCTTGACCACGCGACGGCGGTGAACGTGTCACCCGAGGCGCGCGAGGCGCTGGATGCCGACTTCGGCTACCGGGGTTCGGCGTCCATCGGCGACACGATCTGGCTCGACGTGAACCACGATGGCGCGCAGGACGACGAACCCGGACTGTCGGGCGTGACCGTCGTGCTCACCTGGGCGGGACCCGACGGTGTGCTGGGCACGGCCGATGATCAGAACATGACGACGGTCACGGGGCTCGACGGGACGTACCTGTTCGACGGCCTGCCTGCGGGCGAGTACCGGGTGACGGTCGACGGGTCGACGTTGCCCGGCGGACTGCAAGCCACGTTCGACGAGGACGGCGGGCTCGATTCAACGAGCCTCGTGGAGCTCGCGACGGGCGACGAGCACCGGACCGCCGACTTCGGCTACGTCGGTGCGGGCGTGATCGGCGACACGGTATGGCTTGACCTGAATGGTGACGGCGTGCAGGACCCGACCGAGCCCGGCGTCCCGGCGCAACCCGTCACGCTCGTGTGGGCGGGTCCGGACGGCGTGATCGGAAGCGCCGACGACGTGACCTTCACGACGACGACCGACGAGCACGGTAACTACCGGTTCGACGGGCTGCCGGACGGCAACTACCAGGTGACGGTCAACGGGGGAATCGCCGACGCGGCGACGAACACGGGTGATCCCGATGGTGGCGCAGACGCCACCGGGCTCGTCTCGCTCAACCCGGACACCGGCCGTGAGCGGCTCGACCAGGACTTCGGCTTCCAGGGCCTGAACGGACTGGGAGACTTGGTGTGGTACGACCTGAACGGCGACGGAACGCCGGGAACGGACGAGCCAGGAGTCGGCGGCGTGACGATCGAGGCGACCTGGTACGGCCCGGACGGTGAGCCGGGCGGGGGCGACGATATCGTCCTCACCACGGTGACCGACGACTCGGGAGCGTACTCGTTCACCGGCCTGCCGAACGGCTCGTACTCGGTGGCCGTCGTCTCGGGTCCTCCCGCGGGCCACACGCCCAGCTACGACGCAACCGGTGTCCCGAACGGGTTGTCGACCACGACGCTGCAGAGCGTCGACGGGGTCGGGCAAATCGACGACACGCAGGACTTCGGTTACGTGCCGAATGGTTCGATCGGTGATTTCGTCTGGCACGACGCGGACCGTGACGGCGTGCAGGACTCGGGCGAGTCCGGAATCGCCGGGGTGACGATCGAATTGCTCGACGCGGATGGCGAGGTGATCGCCACGACGGTGACGGACGCAAGCGGCCACTACCTGTTCGAGGACGTCCCGCCGGGGGACTACACCGTGCGGATCGTGCTGTCGACGGTGGCCGCCGGCTACATCCTGACCGCCGGTGCCGCCGAGATCTCGGTCACGGTCGGTCCCGGTGAGGATGTGCTGACGGCGGACTTCCCGCTTGCCCCGCCACCGCCGCTGGCGACAACGGGTCAGGAGCCGCAGCTGATTGCGCTGGCGCTGGCGCTGGCGCTGCTCCTCATTCTGGGTGGTGTGCTGCTGCTGCGTCGACGTCGCGCGCACGAGTCGTAG
- a CDS encoding IS1380 family transposase yields MQFKHAPTAVSAAFDDPNLVSVAGLVPMLRLAQRAGLAELAHDRLSVPTDKGSNAGVKVMALVAGMLAGADSIDDMNLLRHGGMGRLFDRTYAPSTLGSFLREFRFGHVRQLDAVASRVLTGLAGQAPLLQARAGERVMVDLDDTIIEVHGYQKQGASFGYSGVRGLNALLATASTSSSAPVVLGQRLRQGKTGSPKGAARIVGDALATLRRTGIGDGVRPLLRTDSAFYGHATIGTAIKAGADVSVTVRMDPAVKGAIATIPDDAWTMIEYTDSIRDETTGQLISKAEVAEVPFTAFRSRKKAEQVAGRLVVRRIPDLNPNKMEQPTLFDVYRHHAFFTTTDKHAMDTVVADKTHRAHAIIEQAHSDLKNGPLAHLPSGVFAANSAWLVLAVIAFNLTRAAGVIADEAGRLARATTATIRRTLIHVPARLARSARRITLHLPKAWPWQNAFARLFTITHAPPPAATT; encoded by the coding sequence ATGCAATTCAAGCACGCTCCGACCGCGGTGTCAGCGGCATTCGATGATCCGAATCTCGTGTCGGTGGCGGGCCTGGTTCCGATGCTGCGGCTCGCGCAGCGAGCCGGGCTGGCGGAGCTGGCTCACGACCGGTTGAGCGTCCCGACCGATAAGGGCTCCAACGCCGGCGTGAAGGTGATGGCGCTGGTCGCGGGGATGCTCGCCGGGGCGGACTCGATCGACGACATGAACCTTCTTCGCCATGGCGGGATGGGTCGGTTGTTCGACCGGACGTATGCGCCGTCGACGTTGGGGTCGTTTCTGCGGGAGTTCCGGTTCGGGCACGTCCGGCAGCTCGACGCCGTCGCGTCCCGGGTTCTCACTGGCCTCGCAGGTCAGGCGCCGCTGCTGCAAGCGCGGGCCGGGGAGCGGGTGATGGTGGATCTGGACGACACCATCATCGAGGTCCACGGGTATCAGAAGCAGGGCGCCTCGTTCGGGTACTCCGGTGTCCGCGGTCTCAATGCCCTCCTTGCCACGGCATCGACGTCGTCGTCGGCGCCGGTGGTCCTGGGGCAGCGGTTGCGGCAGGGCAAGACCGGGTCTCCGAAAGGCGCCGCGCGGATCGTCGGCGACGCGCTCGCGACCCTGCGCCGCACCGGCATCGGAGACGGGGTGCGGCCGTTGCTGCGCACGGATTCCGCGTTCTACGGTCACGCGACCATCGGCACCGCGATCAAAGCCGGCGCCGACGTATCCGTCACCGTTCGGATGGACCCGGCCGTGAAAGGCGCCATCGCCACCATTCCCGATGATGCATGGACGATGATCGAGTACACCGACTCGATCCGTGACGAGACCACCGGTCAGCTGATCTCCAAAGCCGAGGTCGCCGAGGTTCCCTTCACCGCGTTCCGGTCCCGGAAGAAGGCCGAGCAGGTCGCCGGACGTCTGGTGGTGCGGCGGATCCCCGACCTGAACCCGAACAAGATGGAGCAGCCGACGCTGTTCGACGTCTACCGGCACCACGCGTTCTTCACCACCACCGACAAGCACGCGATGGACACGGTGGTCGCGGACAAGACCCACCGCGCTCACGCGATCATCGAGCAAGCCCACTCCGACCTCAAGAACGGGCCGCTCGCGCACCTGCCCTCCGGCGTGTTCGCCGCGAACAGCGCCTGGCTCGTCCTCGCCGTGATCGCGTTCAACCTCACCCGCGCTGCCGGGGTCATCGCCGACGAGGCGGGACGGCTCGCGCGAGCGACGACCGCGACGATCCGTCGCACCCTGATCCACGTCCCGGCGCGGCTGGCACGCTCCGCACGCCGCATCACACTGCACCTGCCGAAGGCCTGGCCCTGGCAGAACGCCTTCGCCCGACTGTTCACGATCACACACGCACCGCCACCAGCGGCGACCACCTGA
- a CDS encoding IS3 family transposase (programmed frameshift), which translates to MTVADVGTDDGAMAPRADRPKRRTFTAEFKAAILAEYDAADRSGRGEILRREGLYTSHIIEWRKAAAAGSLSGLGSKPRDRRERELQALRARAEKAEAELAKTRAALDLMGKGTRALGDALRERGQAAAVAAVINPAVDGLAEHVGTAAACALLGRSRASHYRAKNPPPPRPRTPRPAPANKLSAAERAHVLAVLTSQRFADKSVAQVWATLLDEGTYLCSMSTMHRILREHDMAGERRRQASHPPRTRPELVATAPGQVWSWDITKLKGPERGVYYDLYVVLDIFSRFVVGWTIAAREDAEIAKNLLEHAMGIHGVPEAIHADRGTSMTSKPVAQLLVDLGVARSHSRPHVSNDNPYSEAAFKTLKYAPVFPERFGSLADAGAFAEQFFAYYNHEHRHCGIGLHTPASVHFGTAGQVRAQRQATLDAAYAARPERFGHRRPQAPKLPEAAWINQPSQEALIQTA; encoded by the exons ATGACGGTTGCTGACGTCGGCACCGATGATGGGGCTATGGCTCCTCGTGCTGACCGGCCCAAGAGGCGGACGTTCACCGCCGAGTTCAAAGCGGCGATCCTGGCCGAGTACGACGCCGCGGACCGCTCTGGGCGTGGGGAGATCCTGCGCCGGGAGGGCCTGTACACCTCCCACATCATCGAGTGGCGCAAGGCCGCGGCCGCCGGCTCGCTGTCCGGGCTGGGCAGCAAGCCGCGGGACCGGCGCGAGCGGGAGCTGCAGGCGCTACGGGCCCGGGCGGAGAAGGCCGAGGCCGAGCTGGCCAAGACCAGGGCGGCGCTGGACCTGATGGGAAAAG GCACACGCGCTCTTGGAGACGCTCTCCGAGAGCGCGGACAAGCCGCCGCGGTCGCCGCGGTGATCAACCCGGCCGTCGACGGGCTGGCCGAGCACGTCGGCACCGCGGCTGCGTGCGCGCTGCTGGGTCGCTCCCGCGCCAGTCACTACCGGGCCAAGAACCCGCCACCGCCACGTCCACGGACACCGCGGCCGGCACCGGCGAACAAGCTGTCCGCCGCCGAGCGGGCCCACGTGCTGGCCGTGTTGACCAGCCAGCGGTTCGCGGACAAGTCGGTCGCCCAGGTCTGGGCCACGCTGCTGGACGAGGGCACCTACCTGTGCTCGATGTCCACGATGCACCGGATCCTGCGCGAGCACGACATGGCCGGGGAACGGCGCCGGCAGGCGAGCCACCCGCCCCGGACCCGGCCCGAGCTCGTCGCGACGGCGCCGGGGCAGGTGTGGAGTTGGGACATCACAAAGCTCAAGGGGCCGGAGCGGGGCGTGTACTACGACCTGTACGTCGTGCTCGACATCTTCTCCAGGTTCGTCGTGGGCTGGACCATCGCGGCCCGCGAGGACGCCGAGATCGCCAAGAACCTGCTCGAGCACGCCATGGGCATCCATGGCGTGCCGGAGGCGATCCACGCCGACCGCGGGACCTCGATGACCTCCAAACCGGTCGCTCAGCTGCTCGTCGACCTCGGGGTGGCCAGGTCGCACTCCCGCCCGCACGTGTCGAACGACAACCCTTACAGCGAGGCGGCGTTCAAGACGCTGAAGTACGCCCCGGTCTTCCCCGAGCGCTTCGGGTCCCTGGCCGACGCCGGCGCGTTCGCCGAGCAGTTCTTCGCCTACTACAACCACGAGCACCGCCACTGCGGGATCGGGCTGCACACCCCCGCCAGCGTCCACTTCGGCACCGCCGGGCAGGTCCGCGCCCAGCGCCAGGCCACCCTGGACGCGGCCTACGCCGCCCGTCCCGAGCGCTTCGGCCACCGCCGACCCCAGGCGCCCAAGCTGCCCGAGGCCGCCTGGATCAACCAGCCCTCACAGGAGGCCCTCATACAGACCGCCTGA